The stretch of DNA TGATTTCTTATAAGATTCTTTGTTCATCGTCCTCGAaacagaaatcaacaaataattTAGCAATGCAGTAGAAATGCTCTTAATTTCAACCAATGTCACTTGACATGGACAGGACCAAGTTCAACAAGTCAAAATTATCTTATGATTTTTATGGAAAGTCAGGGTCCTCATTTTCTAGATCACCAACAAGATATTGATTTTTATTCTGAATCATCAAATGCTCGCAGTATtgttatgttaaaaaaaaagtcatttcCAGGATGATAAATGGTATTAATATATTTTCCAGGAAAAAGAACCCACATTTCATGAataaagaaattttattttagtatcaTCAAAGCATAAAATATacagagtcaaatattaagagaTTGGAGTACCCCCAGCCTGTAATTCAGGCTTTGCATTAGCATTTAGTACATAAATTATTTCCCCGAGAGGCCTCAAGCAAAAGCAACAAAAAACAATACAAGTTGCTTGGAATCTTAATCTAACAATTTCTACAAGATTAGTTCTCAGTCAACTGTCCACAATCTTCAATGATAACAGGTTGAGAAGTCATTCCACTACCTGAACCAACCTTCTCCATTTCTTTGACTATGCCATATCCATCAACAACTTTCCCAAAAACAACATGTTTCCCATCAAGCCAGTCGGTCTTGTCAGTGCATATAAAGAACTGAGAGCCATTGGTGTTTCTTCCCGAATTAGCCATTGAAAGAATTCCAGGGCCAGTGTGCTTCAACTTGAAGTTCTCATCCTCAAACTTCATACCATAAATTGACTCTCCACCGGTCCCATTACCTCTGGTAAAGTCCCCACCTTGACACATGAAGTTTGGGATGATCCTGTGAAAGGCTGAGCCTTTGTAATGCAGCGCCTTCCCTGATACCCCAAGACCTTTTTCTCCGGTGCATAGAGCTCGGAAGTTTTCAGCGGTTTTTGGCGTAACATCGGCAAACAATTCCATTACAACTCGGCCAGCCTTCATCTTTCCAATAAGGATGTCAAAGAAGACCTTGGGGTTCGACATGTTGTAAAACCAATTTGTGATATTTtggttttcaaaagaaaaagttgCTGTTCAAAATCAAAGAATGTCAAGTAAAAGATAATCCATATAATCCTCACAAACCAACTCAGAGatccttaataataataataaaagctaCATCATTTGAAAGAGAAAGTCTGTTAATTAGATTGAGAACTCATATTCCTTTCAAAGTTTATTTAAGCTAAAAACTTTTTTACCATTTCCAGAGCAGAGACATTATCTAAAACATTAATGGGTCTTTTCTACATCTCTAAGtagcagaaaaaaaaatgatattttaaatcatgtagctgaaaataacaacaaactcacaacaataataacacaaattataaatataaaaaattagatgGGTCAAGAAATGTTCATCGTCCGTGTAACAACCCTCCAGCAAAGAAGCTTCATTAGAGGATTCACAAAGAGGGACGACCAATGATTTTGCACAGTCTTTGAGTTCACGGGCTTTTGTAAAAACACCCACAAACCTTCGATATGTGCGAATATAAATTCATGCAAAAGCGTAGAAAAATCAATACAAAATGGGGGAAATAATATGGGAAATAGGGTTTAGTACCTGAAGATGAGACTGTCTCTCTACGGGGTGGCTACAAAGAAGAGAGAATGAGAAAGAGATGATCTTCAAGGGTTTAGGGTTGTCATTATATAGGCGTGTCGATAAAAacggggtttagggttttggtTTGGGGTCTCCGATTTTTCCTTTCCAATATTATCCTTGATTGAtttggaaaaagaaaaatagcatttttcaTCTTctactttttatatttatacctattttctctattttgaaaagtattctttttttttcatccCATGTTTATTtaagggttaatttcacaaatgcagaaaaacaacaaaaaaataacaaaaatacggtttcacggaattttaaatatttttacaatttttttgattttatttacataaaatacggtctttttatgttgaaattttgttcatttgttgttaattttttattatatgtatgttatttttgttgttttttttttgttgttattttgatgttattttcatgttacttttatgttgttttctggttgattttatgttgtttcgtgttattttttggaaaatcgtaaaaatataaaaaaaaaaaacattctttgaacgtaaaaatataaatattttacaaaaaatggtgtcttatgtaattattcctttaTTTAAAgggttatttacaaaaatatagaaaaatgaatatatgttttgatatatatggcataaaaatttaattatcctaaatatggtattttttaaaaaaaaaaaaaaaacttacaaatatgggaaaatgtTATGacgaatgccataaaaaactttaaatttgtgtttcttgttattttatttattttttttttttgaaaaataaaacactaaaataaataaaaaaaaataatcttaacTGTAGATGTTgcttttttttacagaaattaaacttgtttttttttttttatttaaacttatgtttgttcttttttttatttattttgttttgttaaaaact from Cannabis sativa cultivar Pink pepper isolate KNU-18-1 chromosome 2, ASM2916894v1, whole genome shotgun sequence encodes:
- the LOC115720741 gene encoding peptidyl-prolyl cis-trans isomerase CYP19-3, which gives rise to MSNPKVFFDILIGKMKAGRVVMELFADVTPKTAENFRALCTGEKGLGVSGKALHYKGSAFHRIIPNFMCQGGDFTRGNGTGGESIYGMKFEDENFKLKHTGPGILSMANSGRNTNGSQFFICTDKTDWLDGKHVVFGKVVDGYGIVKEMEKVGSGSGMTSQPVIIEDCGQLTEN